GCTCCTGGATTTTTATAGGTGTTACCCTGGAATAGATCAATTTGaggagtcttccttccttccttccttccttccttccttccttccttccttcctttcttcctccctccctccctctctcccttccctccctccctcccttccttccctccctccctccctcccttccttccctccctccctccctcccttttcttattcttctttcacacaatacatcccaacAGCAGCCTCGCCTCCCCCCAGTCCTCCAGTTCCCCCTGCTGGAGGAGTATTTCTACCTTCACAACATTGTCTTCAATCTGTAGCCATCAGATGGCTTCCCCTCTGTTTTGTTTGCCCCTGAGttgtttcggggggggggggttcctaaTTTTGGATATTCATATGTCATGCTTCTTAAATCATTTCCAAATGTGCATTACTTTTCCACTGCAATGGATTTGTGGTATAGTATGTCATGAattgaatttttcttaatttcatttttaaatgcacaTTAGATGCATAGAGAAATGCAATTGATTCTGTGCATTCACCTTGTATCTTGTTAGCTCTCTGTAGCATGCAACATGAGAGAATGTGCAATGTGCTGTGACTTAGAaaacttcctcttctctctgcaggAATGGTGGCTCTTGGGTACATCAATGAAGCCATCGATGAAGGGAACCCTCTGAAGACTTTAGACACCTTGCTGCTACCCACTGCTAATATCAGAGATGTGTACCCAGACTGTGCCCAGCACTACCAGGATGTTTTGTTCCACACAAAATCCCAGAAGCTCCTGGTACGTTTTAGAATGTTTACGTTTGTGAGAGGGAAGACTTTTGATGCATTTGTTACAATTCTTACCAGCTACTTATCCCAGTGAGTGAAAATGGAAACAAGGCTGTCTTCCTGGTGCCAAGCACTAAAATCCAGACTCAGAGCCACTGCTGCTACGGTTCCACTGAATACTCAGTTGTAGGTGAATTCCTATCCAGAGTGCAGTTCCTTGGACATTTCCTGTGTGCCTGTGCTGTGCACAcatctggtgggggtgggggttgcagAGGGCACAGGATGCTATTTGAAAGTTCTCTGACCTTGGGGTCAAGATGGTCAGGAATTTATTGATGCAGTCACTGTTTCATAGGGGGTGGTAGGAGAGCGGGACAGAATAAGGGTTGAGATATTGTGCTCAGAATCTTAAGAGAAGTTGCCATGGAGATAGAACAGGAACTATGCCTAAGGAGAAAGAAGTGGTGATTGGGCAGGTGGATGAGGGGGTTGGCATGGTATGGGCAGTGCTCGATGGCTATCCCTGTGCTCCCCTTGAAGAGCCATGATGTTATTTACATCTGGACTTACACTGAAGGGGTCCCAGGAGGACTTCATGCTCTTGGAAAGATACTGGACTGAGTGTTGAAACTTCTGGAACTTACTGCCCGGGAGTGGGAGTGATGCAGTAGCTGTTTCTCTCCTCCGTATTCTCAGGTGCAAACCCAGCAGGAAGGAATGGGTAGCTGCCCTGTAAACACCGTCAGAGCCAGGATCTGCCTCCTCCGAAGCAAGAAAAGCACTCTGCTTAGAGCACGGGTGTACTGAGCACCTCCTGTTTGCAGGCATGGCAGTGGTAGTTAAGCATCTCTCACTTAATTCTCATAATAGCCCTGAGCCATTTCACCATCCTCACGAGTTCTGAGATAATGAACTAGGAGTTAAATAACTATGTTTGCGGCAGACAGCAAAATAACGGCGTTGAGAGAAGAAGTTGCTTGCTTTGGAGACAGGCAGGCACCATTCAGATCCTAGCTATGTGGCCTTAGTCAAACTGCCATGGCTCCCTCCACATGCTCATTTTCACGTGCATAGGATTAGAATAATACCTGCCCTGCAGTATTATAATGAGAGTTAAACAAGAACATGAGATACATAAATGTGCTCTTATATTGCAGTATATTGatgatattataaatatatgtgtgtgtatttattttttaaaatttctcatttttaattttgtgcatgtgtgtggatatgaGTACCCGAGTGCCGAGAATGTACTCGGAGACCAGAGGTGTTggattcctctggaactggagttgcaggtagttgtgagctgcctgatgtaggtgctggggacccaactctggtcttctggaagagcagccagggctttgactgctgagctgtctctccagccccctgtgtatggtttttgtgtgtatgtgtagctaTAGTGTTTACTatggtttttgtgtgtatgtgtagctaTAGCGTTTACTgtgggttttgtgtgtatgtgtagctaTAGCGTTTACTAtggttgtttttgtgtgtatgtgtagctaTAGCGTTTACTGTGGATtccaacaccaaaacaaacagcaGCCTGTTTGAGTATTAGTGAAGCCTCCTGTGGTTGTGTCCCTGCCCTCTCTAAAAGGTGATTTGTTCCAGGACCATGACTGTGTGTGCCCATCTGGGAAACACATACAATGAGTGTTAAGACAGGTGGGGAGGGATGCTCCTTATAGCAAGAAGAAAAGACCAAAAAGGACCTTAATCGTAGTTTTCCTCGGCactgctggggatcgaacctaaGGTCTTGTGCATGGTAAACAAGTGTTCTAGCCACTGGGAAACATCCACAGTCGAGCAAATCTcctaaatgttttgttgttgttgttgttttttaaataacatactTTAGCATACATAAAAATGGGATAGACATCCTTGGGAGGGTGAGACGTGCGCTTAAATGTGCACAAAGTATTTCCGAAGGAGAAGACACCTTCTGGAAAGTGTGCTCCAAGGTTGGGAACTATGGGAGAGATGATTTTTAACCTGTTTGTCCACTGATTGGATGTTTCAAGTTTCTAAAGAATGCATGGAGTGTTCCCACTGGTAAATGTCAGCTGTGTTTGCTTCACCTTACTAAATGGCCTTGTTGAAAGCCCTGGGACCTGTGGCTCAGGCAGGACAGCTGTGAGCACTGGCAGCAGGTGGCTCAGGCAGGACAGCTGTGAGCACTGGCAGCAGGTGGCTTCACTGCTGTGCTTTCTCAGGGACCACTCTTACAAAACTCTTGCTCGTGTAAGCTTTAGCAGCTGGTGGATGCTGCCTCATCTGAAAAGAGGAAGCTGGGGCTCAGGGTGATACAGCCAGTAAAGGGCAAGGTAAACACTATGTCTTAATGTTCTagtgccatgacaaaacaccatgactaaggcaacttaggaaaaaaatgtttaatttggggctcacagttccagagggtaagtccatgaccatcatggcagggagtatgacCAAAGGCAGgtgccagagcagtagctgagagcttacactgTGTCCACAAAtcgggagcagagagagagcaagactggGCCTCATGTGGCCTGTTGAAgcttcaaagtccaccccccaccccgccccacccccccaccccgtgacatacctcctccaacaaggccacaccttctaatccttcccaaacagttccaccaactcaAGACCCAGCATTCagatatgtgagcctatgggggtggggggggttatTCTCTTTCCAGCCACCACAGATGCAACCCAAGTCAGTGTctccacatgcagaagaaaagTGAGCCTACTCCCTGCTGTTCCTGTGGAGGTGACTGTGTCCACGTGTGCAGGACTTTGACAGAGAAACTTGTTTTTGCTGTAGATTCTGGCTATGTGACCTGAGTGAAGCCACAACATCTCTCTATATTTTCACATGTGAAAGGTAAAATAAGAATACCTGttgtggctgggcatggtggcacctgcctttaattgcatcattcaggaggcagaagcaggtgggtctctgtgagtttaaggccagcctggtcttcatagtgagtcccaggacagccagggctacatagtgagatcctgtctcaaaaaataaattaactttattaattaattaaattttaaaagcacttgttaTATAGGATTGTAATGAGGGTTAGATaagaattataatatataattgtgTTTTTAATACATTGATGGCATTATTCACATATGTGGGggtacatgcctgtgtgtatgtgtgcatgtgcatacgtgtgcgtgcgtgcgtgtgtgtgtgtgtgtgtgtgtgtgtgtgtgtgtgtgtgaacaatagCATTTAATGTGAAACctaggaccaaaaaaaaaaaataataatcccacTTAACTAGTACTATCGAAGCCACCTGGGTCTGCCTCACGTGTTGAGGGTGGTAACGCTGTGTCAGGAGGTCCTTTTGAGGCCTGTGCCCTCTGCCCACACATCTGATTCTTCTCTTTGAGGTAAGCCAACTACACAAAGTCAAAGCCTTTCCTGGCAGGTAGAGTGGGTCTCCTCCAGAACATTCTACCATCAGGCTTTAACTCTAGGATCCTTCAGACAATAAGTCTTCTCTTAAGAACCCACATGTTGGCAGCAGTATGCTAGGCAGGCAACCTTTATACAGAAGTAGCACTATTATCAATGTGGTTAGAACACTGAACACAGAAATGAGGGGCCTACGTGCAAGCTTAGGAATCCAACTCCTCTTATTCTGTACAACAGGTCAAGGGCAGGAGTCACCTTGACCACTGTTGACAAATTTAAGACACTGCCAGTCTGAACAGTGTGCCACATGTGGGTAAATTGTTGTTGCTAAAAGGTTTGGTTTTGGAGTTCATTTGGTCTTTGTTTAttgaagtgctggggatcaaacttaggacTCTACACCTACTATGCCCTTCCACtaagctgtgtccccagccagtccataatttttatttttttctcaacctGGTCTTtttcacaggaaggaaggaagggagggagggagggagggagggagggagggagggagggagggaggaaggaaggaaggaaggaaggaaggaaggaaggaaggaaggaagaaaaaaagagtctgCTTCTGTTCCTTCAGCCTTCAGCTgagtctttgtgtatttatttttggtttttttgttttgttttgttctttgttttttgtttatctcTGCTAGGTTCTTAGAAAATCCCAGTGTATGTGCTTGGTGTCATTTCTATGTCTTGCCTTCCCATGGTCTAGCCTTGGGAAATAATAGGAATGGAAAGATATTGCTGGCATTACAGTATGAAGTGAAGGTGGTTCCAGAGCATCCGGCCATTAAAGGTTAGGGTGAATGGCAGCATCACTGGATGGATGCTAAGGGCCACGGGAGGACACTGGAGTGGCTAGGGAGGTTTCCGGTGACCTGTGTAAGCACCAAGTTCTCTTTGTGGTGAGGTTGGGTAACATGGTAACGCATACTTAGCAGAGCACATTTTCTACCTCTACCCACTGCAGAAAGTGGATCAAGAGCAATTTAAAATTGACACTTGGATTATACCCCCATTAAAATTTGCATTTGTTCTTGTTTGGTTAcaccaaataaaattaaatgtgcctttttgaatgaagaaaaagaaataaaaaggaaaggacatgccTGGTCCCAGGTTTGGGCAccagatgaatggaaaaaaatgaaaaggaaggacatgactgctcctaggtgtggtggaggagaaagtttgtagctggagttttctctctgggccccgccaagccccggcagtgcCTTAGCCCACttctaaaataaacatacagatgcttatattatttaaactacttggccattagctcaggcctatcattgtctagctcttactcttatatttagcccatttttattaatctttactttaccacgtggctcatggcttaccggtactttacatcttccttgtcctggcggcggctccaggcggtctccttctgccttcctgttttctcttttctcctctctgttaaacccacctatacttcctggctggccactggccaatcagtgtttatttatacagagtgatatccacagcaaaagttTATGACAGATGTATGGGAGAGCATAGTCAGAGCAGGGACTTCTGGGAGAATCCAGAGTGAACACACCAGACTGAGTGGTGCatgtgaggagaggggaaagggggggggggaccaggtacaacagccagagccacagagtAGACTAAAAGACCAGGTAACCAGaatggttggattatatagggaagggcagcccagcccctgggcaggAGGATttagggtaggggatggggtgTGCCAGCCAGGAGGGTCCGGTACCAGGCAGAGACTGATGGATGCATGGAGAACCTAAAGGCCAGGACCACTTTGTTATATTAAGTAGGTACCTCAGCCacttgtcctgggtttgaaacctaatacctggtggtggtggtggtggtggtggtggtggtggtggtggtggtggtggtggtggtggtggtggtgttttggttttcttgtttggttggttggtttggtttggatttgtTTGGTTTCATGTGCTTCAGAgacacagctctggctgtcctggaactcactctgtagaccaaactggcctccaactcacaaagagatctgtctgcctctgcctcccaagtgctgggattgaaggtgtgcgccaccatgctggATTTATGTGTGCTTTTAACTAGTAAATATTGCTGTTTCCACCAGGACAAACTACTGCGATTCATGGCTTAGCTTTCAAAATGAGTTCCTTTTACTGAACTGTTTAGACTCTTAAAACTTGCTTTAGATTTAATTGAATTGGTTGTCTTAAGGTTTATCTGACTTTtactttgttacatttatttgtgtattttatttgtgtgagagTGAGTGACAGACTCCGTGGAGAGGCCAGGGGATAAGTTGCGGGTGTCATCCCTTCTTCCACGGCGTGGGTGAAGGAGATCACTCAGGTTGTCACGTGTGGTGGCAAGTGTCACCAATGAGCTGTCTTGTCGAcactgacttattttttatatagcCATGTGAAGTCTTTTTCTCTAATGCTTTCGTACAAGTGTCCGTACAAGTGTCCGTTGTTCATTGAACATAGCGCCCCTCACACCTGCTACCACTGCTGCTTTTCTtgactctctcctccccctttgtCCTCCTTAGACAGCGCACCGCTGTCGtcttatatatatacacatacacgattttgtttctttgtataaaATCTAGGCATcacaaagggagggagggagggagagagagagagagagagagagagagagagagagagagagaatacagtcattgtttttctgagatggCCTAATTTCTTAACTCGATGCTCTCCAGATGTgctcattttcctgtaaatggcCTGACTTCCTCCTTTCAGGCTGAAAATGCTTGCTGGACAGAGAAGCTTTCTAGAGAGTTTGCCTCACCCACTCCTCTTTTGCTGGGCTCCCACTAACTTCTTGATTTAGCCAACGTGAATGGTGCTGTAGGAAACATGGACAAGCAAGTGTCCCTGTGAGGTGTGGACCTGAGGCCTTCGGGTAAATGGGTGTCCAAGTTTTATGTTCCAGTTTGATGAAACAGAAAACCATATATACACTCAACAATGCACACTTAgaatgtgtttttattgtttcgTTGATTATAACAAGGTTTCGTCAGGCGCATGTCTATATTTACTGACAATTTCATCCCAGCAATGCTGCGTGCTCTGAGGTTCCCTCAACTCCATTTGTAGTCACTAGTGACAGTCCCCCGTTAGCCACTGATGTCCCATCTCCCATTGGATCCCTCAGGGAAGAGAAATGGCTTATCTGCAGGAATAATCTGGAGATTTATAATACCATACCATTTCCCATTTGAGGTGGAAGGAGCTGGAGGCATTATTTAAATTGCTAAATGACCTTCTGAGTATATTGaacttccttctattttttttaaacaagcctAATCAGAAATGATGTCATCTTATGTCATATGGGGTGTACTGGCTTGTCAGTAAGGACTGAATAGGTCTCCGTGCTGTTTAGATGCTTTGGGGTTTTAGTCTTTCATTCAGCTTCATGCTATACAAAGAATGGAGTTGACCTCACAGGGTGTGGCCCTGGAATGACCAAAGAGCCTCaaaggagggaggacagacaCCACCTTCTCCATCATCCCTCCTGGGTGGCTTCCAGGACCCCTGCAGATGCTAAGTGCCACAGATTCCAAATCCCTGTAGGAATTTGGAATACTGTCAAtactgtatttgtatgtgtacagaTACTCCACATCACTTCTGGATCCCTTAGCAATACTTAATACAGTATAGATGCGGTATAAGAGTAATACAGAATAAATGCTGTATAAAGGTGCTGTATTGGTTAgggaataatgaaaagaaaaaagtctgttcATGTTCAGCTTATATAATTTTTTCAAGTGTTTTTGGTCTGTGCTTGTTTGAATCTGCAGGTGTAAAACTTGCAGGTACAGAGATCTTACTACATGGAAAACTTAATCGCTTATTGGAACTAATGTCCATATGCAAATGAGCTTAGCAGGCTTGAGTGTGTGGAAGTGCCATAATTATAAGAAAATGGTTTAGAAATCCAGATGAAGgttgggcagcagtggtgcacacctttaatcccagcactccggaggcagaggcaggcagatctctgtgagttcgaggccagcctagtctacagagtgagatccaggacaggcaccaaaactatatggagaaaccctgtcttgaaaaacaaacaaaaacaaaaaaggaatccAAATGAGGAAAATGACACTTCTAGTTTGAGAGCAAGGGAAGAACAATCCTTAAAGACTTGAAAGGCAGGACAGAGTAAAGCAAAGATGCCAGGAAGGGCTtccctgggggcggggagggggcagtaggaaaggggaggaagggcaGGTTGTTGGTGAACTTGATGGTAGGCGTGGCTTCACAGGTCTTGTTAGGCAGCTGGTAATGAAAGCCACCCTCGGGTTTGTCATTTCAGGAGCAGTGCGGGGACCAGGGAAGGGTTTGCGTGATGTATTCAGAAAGATTCTCAAGGAGGGTTGGCCTGATCTGTTGCCGCTCAGCTGGCAATGAGGACATTTTAAGGCAGACGTGGGACGAAGACAGGGCCCTGGTGAGGGATGCAACCATGACAGGATAGCTGCTCAAAGAGCCGCCAGTAATGCTGAATTCCCAGGATGCCAATGCCACTCACAGGAGGGGAGGAGATATTTAAAGCCTGGAGAATCAGGAAGGCAACTAGAAATGTGTCAGTTGTCGTAAGGAGAATAATGATCATTTTACTTAAgattaagacattcttaaaatactgACAAAGTATTTTTTGATCCTAATAATTTTATGACATTTGATGTTTGAAGCATTATTTCAAAGGAGCTTAAAAATGGAGCTCTCACCAGGCCTGGTTGTGCATCCCaaaacttgagaggcagaggcaggcagatctctgtgagttctgggctagccaggactacacagtgagaccctgtctcaaacaaacaaaacaaaacaaaaaacaaacaaaaaaaattgggcCGTTGCTGCCATGCACAAGTCGGCTCCAGCAGGTACACTTTCAGTAatatctttccttgttctctaaGAGGCTCTTGCCAATGTTGGCTAAGAAGTAAGCTGATCTACAATTTTTGACATGACAAAGTAAAGGAATGGATCTAGGCAACTATTCAGGCTCCCCAGGCACAAAGCGATGAGATACATAAAGTACAAGCTGTCGGTGTTGTTGTAGTAGTAGTTGGCGTGGTGGATTATGAGTATAATGTTGGTAGGAGCAAAGCAGATTGTGAAAATCCCAAGGATGAGGAGAACCGCCTTGATATACCTCATCCACCTGCGGTCCTGCGCGTTAAGCTTGCGGATGAGAGTTGTGTAACAGTAGACAATGACCACAAACGGAATGAGGAATCCAAAGAACGCTAAGGAGGTGAAGTAGTAGAACTGGAAGGGAGATGGAGACTCGCATGTGTTGTGGACATCGTGGCAGGTGGTGATCTCTGGCTGGACAAgatgatactcctgcctcaggaTGGCGAAGGGCAGCATATATAAGAAGACCATTACCCACACCAGGCCACACAGGAGCAGACTGAAGTTGCGCTTGGGCAGCTTCCGGTATGTGAAAGGATGGACAGTGGCCAGGTATCGGTTGATGCCCATGCAGGTGAGGATGAGAATGGAACAGTACATGTTGCCGTAGAAAATGAGTGTGGTGATGCGGCACATGACCTCTCCAAAGACCCAGTTGTTCCCATTGAGGTGGTAGGCAATCTTAAATGGCAGTGTGACACAGAAGAGGAGATCTGCGATGGCCAGGTTGGTGTGAAAGATGACCAGACAGATGGATTTGGTCCTCGAGGAGAGTTTCCACAGGGTCACGACGTTCGCTGGTACACCGACCACAAACACCAGGATGTAGATGGAAGGTATCAGTTTGGTACTTAAGGAGCTTCTCAGGTATCCCATGGTAGCATTATTCACATGGAGAGTTGAGATGCTTTCTTCAGGACATTTCATTTTTACGGTCGTGGTGGCTCCTGTCCAGTCCTCTATGTCAGAAAGCGGGAATTCCTCAAAGGTATTGGAGGGAGCTCCATTGAAGGTCTTAATACTTAAGGTTGGCTGTCCTGAGTtctctgaaacatttttcatGCCTGTAATTGAAAAGAAATATCATCATATGATTTGTTGCCAAGTCCTACCTGTGGTTtggataataaaatgaaatgtttgatGCTACATGATCTTTGTAGTTATAGAACTTggggtcatttaaaaaaaatcactatagaTGATACAACCCACAggcatgtatataatatgtatgatATGCCCCATACTGTGCTTTCCTGTGAGAACAGCTAGATGACGGTCCCCTGCATGTCAGGACTTCATAATAGtgctaaatcagtggttctcaacctgtggcttgtGACCCCTCAGCCAaacccctgtctccaaaaatatttacattacaattcataacagtagcatattatagttatgaagtagcaatggaaataatttgatggttggggggtcaccaccacatgaggaactgtattaaagactCACatcactaggaaggttgaggaacACTGTCCTAGATGAAATGAAACAGCTCAATGGAACATTATAGGAAAATGTTTTATTGCCTACAAACTATATATATTCAGGAGGTAATTAGCCAAGTTGAGTATTCAAGCAAACTGTCACTAAAAAGATAAGCTTGGGCAAAGGTGAGCAAGCTACAGAGATAGAACTTAATACATGAGGAGGGTTCTCACCCATGGTGATGGCTGAGCATGGAATCTGGGAATGGCCAGTCAGTTGATTCTGAAAATGTCAGTTGCACACTTACATGGCAGTTTTCAACTCCACTGCCGTCTGCAAGTAATTCTTAGACCAGAGGAGAAGGTGCATGGACATGCCCTGTCTTGTG
The Peromyscus leucopus breed LL Stock chromosome 11, UCI_PerLeu_2.1, whole genome shotgun sequence DNA segment above includes these coding regions:
- the F2rl2 gene encoding proteinase-activated receptor 3 gives rise to the protein MKVLILTAARLLLLPATFCQSGMKNVSENSGQPTLSIKTFNGAPSNTFEEFPLSDIEDWTGATTTVKMKCPEESISTLHVNNATMGYLRSSLSTKLIPSIYILVFVVGVPANVVTLWKLSSRTKSICLVIFHTNLAIADLLFCVTLPFKIAYHLNGNNWVFGEVMCRITTLIFYGNMYCSILILTCMGINRYLATVHPFTYRKLPKRNFSLLLCGLVWVMVFLYMLPFAILRQEYHLVQPEITTCHDVHNTCESPSPFQFYYFTSLAFFGFLIPFVVIVYCYTTLIRKLNAQDRRWMRYIKAVLLILGIFTICFAPTNIILIIHHANYYYNNTDSLYFMYLIALCLGSLNSCLDPFLYFVMSKIVDQLTS